The Corynebacterium felinum DNA segment GCAATCGCCGGCGGATAAATCGACCAACCCAACACACGCGACTTACTCACAGCAAACATCACAACCGACCCAGCAACACAAAAACCCAAAGCCATAGCCACCAACACCATCGGCTGATCCCACTGCAACAACCCCGCCCAATGCATCAGAACCAAACCAACACTCAAACCCAACGGGTGACCCAAATACACCACCAACGTCTTACGCCCCACCTTCTGCACGCCAGCACCTACAAGCGGTACCTTCGCCAACAACACCGCACACACAATCGCGCACGGCAAATAAATCAAACTCACAACAACATCGCGCACCGGCTTATAGGTATAACCAAAATCCTGAGCATGCAGCCAAAAACTCACAGCAGCCAACACCAAAGAAACCGCCACAACAGGAAAACGATTTGCCTGCTGGGCAAACTGCACAATCCAGTCACGCAAATACGCGCCCAACAAAAACGGAGGCAAATACGCCAAAATACGAGGCATCACCAAAATAGGCACCTGAATTATCCACGGTGTCAACACAATCACCACCACTGGAATCAGCACACGCACCCACTGTGGCAACCACTTAGTCAGCCACAAAATCGCAGTAAAAAGCACCAACAAATACAAAAACCAGTACATGTTCTGCGCTGTATACATCGCCTCAAACACAAACTGTGCCCCAGGCATACTCGCCCCGCCAATGACCATATTCCGCACCGAAGCTACAAGCACCTCGATCGGGTTCCACAGCACATACGGCACCGCCAAAAACCACAAACGGCGCAGCAGAAGATCCTTGAAACTAAAACCAAAAACCTTCACCGCGAAAAAACCAGACACCATAAAAAACAACGGCATCCGCAACGACGCAATAAAATCATTGACCCGCGCAAGAGGCGTATCCAAGCCGCCAGGAATCTCCATCGTGGCGTGAAGAATCATCACACCAAGAATAGAAATACCCCGCGCAACATCCGGCCACGCCATACGCTGCTTAGTCATCGTCTGCGGGGTAGGCATACAATCCCTTCAAAGGTGTCGTGCTACACACCCCCTCCTAATCCACTGGTGTACCAGAAAGGGAATGGAATGCTCGTGAAATTTCTATCAAAGTTTTAAGCCTAACAATTCACTAGCCCCAAAAGGAAGTTGTCAACATTCCCATGAACTACACACGACACTCAATCCTAGCTAATTACGCTGTGCTCCCGGCGGATAACCCTTCCCCTCTTCCAACGACTTCTTCACCTCAGAAGCGTACACATCCACATACTCTTCGCCAGCCAAATCAGCCAACACCCGCATCACATGATCAGTCAACACACGAGCAGCCTCATGGCTCTCCCGCTCCAGACCTTGGGACACCACAAACGCCACCGGATCAATAGCAGCACCAATCCGCACCTCAACCTTCTTAGGGCGAATCACCCACGAACCAATAGGGTTCGCATCGCGGGCACCGACCATCGCAACGGGGATGATGGGGGCGTCGAAAAGCAAAGCAACCCGCGCCATACCCGTCTTGCCGCGATACACCCGACCATCTGGGGAACGCGTACCCTCAGGGTAAATACCAAACAACTCCCCCGCCCCCAACACCGAAGAAGCAGCATTAGTCAACGCCTCCAACGCATCCGAAGACGTACGATCCAAAGGAATCTGCCCCACAGCAGTAAAAAACCACTTCTGCAGCCGCCCCACAACACCAGGAGACGTAAAATACTCCTGCTTCGCAGGGAAAGTAATCTGACGCTTACACAACAACGGCAAGAAAAAAGAATCCATCACAGACTGATGATTCGACGCCAACACCGCAGCCCCCGACTCCGGGATGTTCTGCGCGCCGACAATCACCGGGCGATTATAAATCCGCAAGATCGGGCCGAAAAAAATATTCTTAAACGCCCAATACCACTTATTTTTCATTAGCGACTCGCCCGCTCCTTTGTCATCCCCAAATCCTTACAACAACTTTCGTGCAAGGTCTGCCACGCCAATCATACCCGCATCCCCACCCAGCTGCGCACACGAAACGGTAGGAAGCGGCCGAAAACCTGCACCCACAATCCGCTGCGCCATCACCATTTTCGCACGATCCAAATACAAATCCGCAGCACCACTTACACCCCCACCAATCACAATCGCGCCAGGATCAAGAACATCACACACCATCGACAAAGCAGAACCCAGCCAACACGCAAAATCCTCAACCACCATCAACGCCAACGCATCACCGAGGCCAGCCAAACGCATCACACGCTTACCCGAACAATCATCCACTCGCAGCGCCGTAGCCACATCAGGATGCGCCACCAACATCTCACGCGCAGTTTCCTCCAAAGCCGAACCCGAACAATACCGCTCCAAACAACCCGACTTACCGCACGCACACTCCCGCCCCCCAGGAACCACCGTCAGATGCCCAAACTCAGGTGCCGTACCAAACGCACCCCGATAAATCTCCCCCTCATGCATCAACGTGGCACCAATACCAGTACCCAACGCAAATAACACCCAATTGGGATTACCCTGCGCAGCCCCAAAACGGAACTCACCCCACGCCGCTGAATTCGCATCATGCTCCAAACGAACAGGCAACTGCAACAACTCTTCCAGCTTCCGCTTCGCTGGATAATCCCGCCACGGCAAATGCGGCGCAAAACGCACCACCTCACACTTAGGATCCAAAAAACCAGCAATCGCGAAACCCACAGCACCAATAGAGTGCTCACGCCCTAAAGACGCCACCAAATCAGCAATACCTTGCTCAAGACCTTCAGCGGAATCCGGCACAGGAACAGCCAAGGCATGAATAATTTCGCCCCGATCATTCACCACACCAGCACGCATATTGGTCCCACCAATATCAAAACCAACGGTGACAGTTGTCGACATGTACGGAGTTTTACCTTTTCGCCCAAAAATGTGCATGCTCTCACATACACCAGCCAGTGTTAACTATTTCTAAAACCTAAGAGATTATACGCAGCACTTACCGCCGAAAACCTAAAACAGCACGTAAACGTGAAGCCATTAAAGGCCATGCCCACGTACTCTCCACATGCTCACGGCCAGCCTGCCCCATGGAATGACGCAACGATTCATCCGCCAACAACGCGCACACACGATCAGCAACCTCATCACAATCGCGGCCATTAACAACAAAACCACTTTGGGGCGTCACCGTCTCCGGCGCACCACCAGAATCACCAGCAATCACCGGAATGCCCGCGCTTTGTGCCTCCAAAAACACAATGCCCAAACCCTCAACATCTAACCCCCCACCGCGAGTGCGACACGGCATGGCAAAAACATCAGCACCATGCACTGCATCCTCCATCACGGACTCATCAACACGGCCCCAAAAACTCACTCGTGAAACTCCAGCAGCGAGCTTCCGCAACCGCGTCTCAAAACTACCCCCACCGACAAAAACCAATTCAGCATTCGGAAAGCGCTCAACAACCTTCGGCCACGAACGAATCAACACATCCTGTCCCTTGCGTGGCACCAAACGCGAAATACACACCACATAGCGCGTGTCAGAATCCCAACCGAGTCGCTGGCGAACCACCTCACGCTGCGCAGCATCCATCAGGCGAAAACGCGACGTATCCACACCAGAAGGCAACCACGCGAACTCCACATCACCAAATGCCCGACGAAATCGGCGCAAAGTATACTCCGAGATATACGTCACCACATCACAATGCCGACCGATAAAACCCAGCACCTGACGAGCACCAGGAATCATAGACCAGCCCACCTCATGGCCATGGGTTGAAGCCACCACACGACTTGCACCAGCACGCCGCGCAGCCGGTGCCAACACCGCCAACGGCGCAGCAGCCCCGAACCACACCACATCAATATTCTCAGTTGCAATAATCTCCTGCATCTGACGTGCAATCCGCGGCGTTGGCAGCATCACCCTCGTCTTCGCCCGATACACCCGATAAGGCGCTGCGCTATCCCACAACTGAGCCAACTCAGCATCTTGGGTAGACGCAAAAACAACCACATCTTCCGCTGGAAGTGTGGCAATAAAATCCCGTAAATACGACTGAATTCCGCCCACAGTGGGCGGAAAATCATTCGTCACCAACAAAACACGCATCAGTAACGACGCGCACCGTAGAACGGCATGGAATCCATGCTCACAACCTGAACAGGAATTCCATAATCCGAAGCATGCAAAATCATATTATTACCAGCGTAAATGCCGACATGTGTGGCGCCCGGATAGAAACCAACGACGTCGCCAGGCTGCAAATCCGCACGGGAAACAGGCACACCGCCAGCCATCTGCGCTTGAGACGTACGCGGAAGCACCTTACCTTGCTGCATATACGACCACACCACCAGGCCCGAGCAGTCAAAAGCATCCGGACCAGTAGAACCCCAACCATAAGGGGAACCAATCTTTGTCATACCTGCCTGCAGCGCACTCATGCCAGATTCATTCGAACCCAACAAACCAGCAATGGAATACTCAATCGGGCCGTTCTTCTCAACCCACCGCTGACGATCCTGCGGGCTCAAGGAATCAACACGATTCTTGATCTCTTCAATACGAGCCTTCAAATCTTCCTGCTCTTTTTCCAGCTTCTGCTGTTGAGCAATCAGATTATTACGCTTGAAACGCGCCTCTTCCAAAGACTGACGAGCATGGTTACGCGCCTCATTTGCCTCAGCCGTCGAATCCATCAACGCCCCAACGGTCTTCTCAGTATTCAACGTCAAGGTCGTTAAATACGCGGAACGATCAATCGCATGCTGCGGATTATGCGAACCGATCACTTGCTTCACAGGATCTTTCACCACACCGCGATACTTCGCCTGCGCAATTCGATTCACATTCTCCTGATACTCCCGCTGACGAGCCAACGCCTGATCAGCGGCTTCGGTCGCCCGATGAGCATTGTCCTCAATAGCACCAAGCCCCTCCTCGGCAGCCTTCAAGTCATCCTCTAACTGCTTGACCTGCTCACTTTTCGCCGTGGCATCTTCAGAAATACGATCCATTTCGGCGATCAACGCATCAATATCCTGTGCTGGGGCCGATACAAGTGGAACCGTAGCCACAACCGACACGGTGAAAAGAATCGCTGCACTCTTCCGCAAGGCACGCACGAGTAAAAACCTCTCACTAAATAAATGTGAAAATAAAAGTTGACAGGGTGAACTAATTTGTCCCACAACAACTATAAAGCATGGAGATCATAGAACAAGACACCTCCATGAAAGTTGTGACTGAAGTGGAAATTGTGATTATTCCACAGCGCGCTCCCCCACCCAACACGGACAGCCACCCCTGATGAAAAACATGAACAGCGCACAAGCAACGACGCTCACGCCTTGACCACACGCCAGCATTGAAACGACGTCGATACGCAAAATCCTCGCCTACAGAACACGTCCGGGGGCGAGGATAAGCAAAACAGAACTAGAAACGAACTGCAGAATGGAAAGGCATATTGCCCATTGGAGCCTCCTGCAACGGAGTGCCCTGAGTCACGGCATGAACCACACGGCCGTTACCAGCGTAGATACCCACATGGGAAGCGCCGGAGTAGAACACCACGATGTCACCAGGCTGCAAGTCCTGATATGCCACACGCTGACCCTGAGCCGCCTGAGCATAAGAAGTGCGTGGAATCTTCTTACCAACCTGCTCGTATGCCCAAGTGGTCAGACCGGAGCAGTCGAATGCGTTAGGACCCTTCGCGCCCCACACGTAAGGAGCGCCAATCTTCGAACGAGCAGCTGCAAGAACAGCCTCGCCCACGGACTGGGTCTTTACTTCTTCAACCTTAGGTGCCTCAACGAGAGCGGAGTAGTTTGCTGCACCACCCTGGCCCGCAAGGGAAGGGATCCACTGATCGATGCCAGGTACGTTCGCAATACCCTGAACGTTTTCGATGCCTGCAACTTCGACGGAAATGCCGGTGCCGGGGACGACAACCTGTGCCGCCTCTGCGGTTGGTACTACCACGGTAGTAACTGCTGCAACTGCAGTGACGGCCGCTGCATTGCGGGCGACGGTGCTGGACTGACGACGGTGCTTAGCCACGAATGATTCTCCAATACTTTGTTTTTGCAGACCTTGTGTCAGCGATCTCTTTCTATTCACTGACGGTCTGACGATCCTTCAACGCGATCGTATTGATTCGCATTTTCTAGACCGTGCGAAGCTGTTGTCTCGCTTCTGGCTTTTTCAAATGTCTCAATCAGGTTACGAAATGATTACAAACCGTGTCCATTCTTTAACCCAATTTTTTCGGTTTTACCCCCCTTATCGGTAGCCGTTTCCGTCCTAAACGCTGGTCGGCTGCGCGCAACTCATCTGACGTCAGGTTTATAACAAATTGTTACCAAAGTGGCCCATAACCTGCGCTTTGCTCCGTTATCAAATCGTTACAAAGTTGTGAATGTGATCGGCATTTCAAGGCCAACTCGCAGCCCGACATCATTTTTTGTGATTTGGCTCACATATGAGCATTTTCGGCCACTTTTGCCCATCCGACACCCCTTCCCTGTCGTTTCAACAACCCCTCAAACAGTTGCCCGAACCCACCTTGACCACTGTCAGAACTTCATCCCACTAGTAACAGTAGTTAACTTTACTTAATTTACGTCCCATAATCACCAAAAATGCGCACAGATTGCACCAATTCACACCATCCACGACAGTCACCAGAGCGAACCACAACACGCCACAATCCAACGACCCCAACCGATTGCAATCCTCGCAGCCACCCCCTCCATCCCCATGAAATTCTCCAACCTCACAGGTTCAAAGCTACGCCCCTGCACGCCCTAATTCGCCATACACGTCCCTTAAACACACAAGGACTTTACAAGACCCCAGACCGCAGATTTATGGACGTAAGGGGCGCACAGCCACCCGCAGCGCCGAAACGTAGGTAGCATGGCCGAGCGAAGCCTCAGCCACAGTCGTTGCAAACTTAAGCCCACTACCGAAAAAGATCTCATGGACACCCCTCACTACAGCACTGGATCTAACGCTTGCCCACCAACCATGCATTAGTGAAAAGCGCACAACACAAGCCGGAAGAATGAAAAACCTACGTTCCGTTCAAAGCACTTGAACCTCACACCCATAAATTCACATTCGCAGTTTCACACGAAAAACTTGTGCCTGCGCGTTCTAAACCACGCTAAAAGTGGGAAGGTTAGCGGTTTTGCTCTCACACACTCGGGTGTGAGAATAACTGCGTGTGAAAAATATCGCTCCTTATATATAGGTATAAGGAAGAGCAACCGCGGAAACCACGTACTCAAGTCTTGCGTCGGCAACACTGCCGGCACCCAACCAAACCACACCCTCCAAAACCACTCGCACAAACCCCCATTGTGGTTGACTGCAACCTTTAGCGGCCTTTATTGTCTCACTCACCTCATACAAAGTCCTACAAGTATTGGCGGCGGTGTTGTGGGGCTTTAGATGTGCACAGGTGACATGAAATTTCCAGCTTTAAGACAGAGAACACCATCAAACTAGATGGAGGCAACTTCGGATTAGCTATGAAGCACTATCGATGAGCATGATGACTTGGTAGGCAGGTAAACGCACCTTTGACCTCAGGCAGCCACAACGTGCGTTTAATCAAGTGGTTAACGATAAGCGATGCGGGTTGTTAATGCATGCCAAATGCTGCAGCTATTGTGTGCCGCCGATGGGCGTTGGCGTGCTGTTTGACACCGTTTGTTTCTGCATAATCGAGTAGGGTGCCGGGTTTCCCGGCAGCCCTCTCACACCACCGTACGTGCGGTTCATCGCATACGGCGGTTCCTTACACCAATACAGAGTATTGACTGTGCTTATAGTTCCAATACGCCACGGCTGATACGAGGTTCTGGTCATTCCAATACGCATTAGTAAGCGTGGTTGTAAGCACCCACGAGCCAGCGATACGCCAGTAGGACTTACTGGTATTAGCCCACTCATAGGCCTTTTGTTTATCCACACCCAAGCGGCAGAGGTTCCGTATCCGCGTTCGGATACGTTTCCACTGCTTCCATACGCACATCCGCAGTCGACGACGAAGATGCTCATCCAGCCGGTTAAGAAACACCTTCGCATCCGCCAACGCGAAATAACCAAGCCATCCACGCAAATATTTGTTTAACCGGTCAATGCGATACTCCATCGACACCGACCACGATCTTGCCGTAAGCTCTTTCACTCGGGCTAAAACCCTCACCTTCGTGGCCTTAGTAAGTCGAAACCGATACTGATCACCACGAACCAGATAGAACCCATAGCCTAAAAGCTCCGCCTTAATCGCATGACAAATAGTGGACTTCTCCTGATTAACCCGCAGCTTTAACTTCCCCTCCAGAAACTTCCCAGACTGGGCAAGCGCACGCTGCGCAGCACGCTTGGAACGAACAAAGAC contains these protein-coding regions:
- a CDS encoding NlpC/P60 family protein, which produces MRALRKSAAILFTVSVVATVPLVSAPAQDIDALIAEMDRISEDATAKSEQVKQLEDDLKAAEEGLGAIEDNAHRATEAADQALARQREYQENVNRIAQAKYRGVVKDPVKQVIGSHNPQHAIDRSAYLTTLTLNTEKTVGALMDSTAEANEARNHARQSLEEARFKRNNLIAQQQKLEKEQEDLKARIEEIKNRVDSLSPQDRQRWVEKNGPIEYSIAGLLGSNESGMSALQAGMTKIGSPYGWGSTGPDAFDCSGLVVWSYMQQGKVLPRTSQAQMAGGVPVSRADLQPGDVVGFYPGATHVGIYAGNNMILHASDYGIPVQVVSMDSMPFYGARRY
- a CDS encoding acyltransferase family protein, with the translated sequence MPTPQTMTKQRMAWPDVARGISILGVMILHATMEIPGGLDTPLARVNDFIASLRMPLFFMVSGFFAVKVFGFSFKDLLLRRLWFLAVPYVLWNPIEVLVASVRNMVIGGASMPGAQFVFEAMYTAQNMYWFLYLLVLFTAILWLTKWLPQWVRVLIPVVVIVLTPWIIQVPILVMPRILAYLPPFLLGAYLRDWIVQFAQQANRFPVVAVSLVLAAVSFWLHAQDFGYTYKPVRDVVVSLIYLPCAIVCAVLLAKVPLVGAGVQKVGRKTLVVYLGHPLGLSVGLVLMHWAGLLQWDQPMVLVAMALGFCVAGSVVMFAVSKSRVLGWSIYPPAIAQYFSSPRLVEVESRS
- a CDS encoding lysophospholipid acyltransferase family protein, whose translation is MKNKWYWAFKNIFFGPILRIYNRPVIVGAQNIPESGAAVLASNHQSVMDSFFLPLLCKRQITFPAKQEYFTSPGVVGRLQKWFFTAVGQIPLDRTSSDALEALTNAASSVLGAGELFGIYPEGTRSPDGRVYRGKTGMARVALLFDAPIIPVAMVGARDANPIGSWVIRPKKVEVRIGAAIDPVAFVVSQGLERESHEAARVLTDHVMRVLADLAGEEYVDVYASEVKKSLEEGKGYPPGAQRN
- a CDS encoding C40 family peptidase — its product is MAKHRRQSSTVARNAAAVTAVAAVTTVVVPTAEAAQVVVPGTGISVEVAGIENVQGIANVPGIDQWIPSLAGQGGAANYSALVEAPKVEEVKTQSVGEAVLAAARSKIGAPYVWGAKGPNAFDCSGLTTWAYEQVGKKIPRTSYAQAAQGQRVAYQDLQPGDIVVFYSGASHVGIYAGNGRVVHAVTQGTPLQEAPMGNMPFHSAVRF
- a CDS encoding ROK family protein — encoded protein: MSTTVTVGFDIGGTNMRAGVVNDRGEIIHALAVPVPDSAEGLEQGIADLVASLGREHSIGAVGFAIAGFLDPKCEVVRFAPHLPWRDYPAKRKLEELLQLPVRLEHDANSAAWGEFRFGAAQGNPNWVLFALGTGIGATLMHEGEIYRGAFGTAPEFGHLTVVPGGRECACGKSGCLERYCSGSALEETAREMLVAHPDVATALRVDDCSGKRVMRLAGLGDALALMVVEDFACWLGSALSMVCDVLDPGAIVIGGGVSGAADLYLDRAKMVMAQRIVGAGFRPLPTVSCAQLGGDAGMIGVADLARKLL
- a CDS encoding glycosyltransferase family 4 protein, with amino-acid sequence MRVLLVTNDFPPTVGGIQSYLRDFIATLPAEDVVVFASTQDAELAQLWDSAAPYRVYRAKTRVMLPTPRIARQMQEIIATENIDVVWFGAAAPLAVLAPAARRAGASRVVASTHGHEVGWSMIPGARQVLGFIGRHCDVVTYISEYTLRRFRRAFGDVEFAWLPSGVDTSRFRLMDAAQREVVRQRLGWDSDTRYVVCISRLVPRKGQDVLIRSWPKVVERFPNAELVFVGGGSFETRLRKLAAGVSRVSFWGRVDESVMEDAVHGADVFAMPCRTRGGGLDVEGLGIVFLEAQSAGIPVIAGDSGGAPETVTPQSGFVVNGRDCDEVADRVCALLADESLRHSMGQAGREHVESTWAWPLMASRLRAVLGFRR